From the Solanum pennellii chromosome 4, SPENNV200 genome, one window contains:
- the LOC107016015 gene encoding uncharacterized protein LOC107016015: MWRLYEGWNDILKIQKFRRIVSYTGFYCFVTVITYAYTNNTTRAGYSRADQFYASYPAGTEILTDTAKLYKAALGNVFEVEEWGPVEWSVLAKHFERQGKSPYAYHALYMAHLASHGQLDGSA; this comes from the exons ATGTGGCGGCTGTATGAAGGTTGGAACGACATTTTGAAGATCCAAAAGTTCCGGAGAATTGTGTCCTATACTGGATTCTATTGCTTCGTTACAGTCATCACATATGCTTACACCAACAACAC TACTAGAGCAGGGTACTCGAGAGCTGACCAATTCTATGCTTCTTATCCAGCTGGAACAGAGATCCTTACTGACACAGCTAAG TTATATAAAGCAGCGTTGGGGAATGTCTTTGAAGTGGAAGAATGGGGACCAGTCGAATGGTCCGTCCTGGCTAAACATTTTGAACGTCAAGGAAAATCACCATATGCATACCATGCT CTATACATGGCACACCTCGCTTCTCATGGTCAGCTAGATGGAAGTGCCTAG
- the LOC107015746 gene encoding uncharacterized protein LOC107015746 has protein sequence MGTQSPVKPKTALKGVHGVQVVPHSPFALEEIKQHGSLHKRSHASFPVGTRHHLIVQRVWQQRPGCLRPIRCSCHGDRTVAETIANVITSLPFIALGLQAPRKNLHCKLYANSLIGVGIVSSLYHASRGKIRRYMRWADYSMIATATVCLSRALRNENPKLLMAASAVLLPIQPLMVSAVHTGMMEVAFAKRALQDPDLRMSHNVHKMSSLLGGALFIADDVFPETPFLHAGWHLAAAVGVSTCNKLLE, from the exons ATGGGTACCCAGAGTCCAGTGAAGCCTAAGACAGCCTTGAAGGGTGTGCATGGAGTGCAAGTGGTGCCTCATTCACCATTTGCATTGGAAGAGATAAAACAACATGGGAGCTTACATAAACGGAGCCATGCAAGTTTTCCTGTTGGAACAAGACACCACCTAATAGTGCA GAGAGTTTGGCAGCAAAGGCCTGGTTGCCTCAGGCCCATCCGTTGCAGTTGCCATG GTGATCGAACTGTTGCTGAAACTATTGCGAATGTGATCACTTCTCTTCCTTTTATTGCTCTTGGACTTCAGGCTCCGAG GAAAAATCTTCATTGCAAACTTTATGCCAATTCATTGATTGGAGTTGGAATTGTCTCCAGTTTGTACCATGCTTCGAGAGGCAAAATAAGGCGCTATATGAGATGGGCTGACTACTCAATGATAGCAACAGCAACAGTG TGTCTATCAAGGGCACTTAGAAATGAGAATCCCAAATTGCTGATGGCAGCGTCTGCAGTCCTCCTACCGATCCAACCTCTGATGGTTTCTGCTGTGCACACCGGAATGATGGAG GTTGCATTTGCCAAAAGAGCACTTCAAGATCCGGATCTAAGGATGAGTCACAATGTGCACAAAATGTCATCGTTGCTAGGGGGTGCTCTTTTCATAGCTGATGATGTCTTTCCTGAAACACCTTTCTTGCATGCTGGTTGGCATCTTGCTGCTGCTGTTGGGGTGAGCACTTGCAATAAGCTTCTTGAGTAG
- the LOC107017614 gene encoding mitogen-activated protein kinase 9-like isoform X2 produces the protein MVMDFKEFFTEYGEAHQYEIQEVVGKGSYGVVAAAIDTHTGEKVAIKKIKDVFEHSCEATRILREIKLLRLLRHPDIVEIKHILLPPCPREFKDIYVVFELMECDLQHVIKANDSLTAEHYQFFMYQLLRGLKYMHTANVFHRDLKPKNILANADCKLKICDFGLARVSLGDNPSAVFWTDYVATRWYRAPELCGSFFSKYTPAVDIWSLGCIFAEMLTGKPLFPGKNAVHQLDLITDLLGTPSIEAISRIKNEKARRYLSSMKKKAPIPLSQQFPHVDPLALRLLERLIAFDPKDRPSAEEALAHPYFRGLANKEQEPSSQTISKFEFDFERRKLGKEDIRELIYREILEYHPQMLQEHLHGTDHTHFMYPSGVDCFKQQFDHLEGQSGRGGSTLFPRRYASLPRERVCASTEEEADKDGEFERHVVASMAQRCLPSPPSSPKVKKPDIANTVEGPKEAVHSTPTNTERCMLRSSSISFSKCVGAIWDCEVSVF, from the exons ATG GTAATGGATTTCAAAGAATTCTTCACTGAGTATGGTGAGGCTCATCAATATGAAATCCAAGAGGTCGTTGGCAAGGGAAGCTATGGTGTTGTTGCAGCAGCAATTGATACTCATACTGGAGAGAAGGTAGCAATAAAGAAGATCAAAGATGTTTTTGAGCACAGCTGTGAAGCCACCCGCATCCTGAGAGAAATAAAGCTCCTTCGGTTGCTTCGGCACCCAGATATTGTAGAAATAAAGCATATACTGTTGCCTCCATGTCCAAGGGAATTCAAggatatttatgttgttttcgAGTTGATGGAATGTGACCTTCAGCATGTAATTAAAGCAAATGACAGTCTCACTGCTGAACATTATCAATTCTTTATGTATCAGCTTCTTCGTGGTTTAAAATATATGCATACAG CAAACGTGTTCCATCGGGATTTGAAGCCAAAGAACATTCTAGCAAATGCAGATTGCAAGCTGAAAATTTGTGATTTTGGGCTTGCTCGGGTATCACTTGGCGATAACCCATCTGCTGTTTTCTGGACT GACTACGTGGCAACTCGCTGGTACCGTGCTCCAGAACTCTGTGGTTCCTTTTTTTCCAAA TATACCCCAGCAGTTGATATCTGGAGTCTAGGGTGTATATTTGCAGAAATGCTCACAGGAAAACCATTATTTCCGGGGAAAAATGCGGTTCACCAATTGGATCTCATAACTGATTTGCTTGGTACACCGTCCATTGAAGCCATTTCAAGG attaaaaatgaaaaagcaaGGAGATATTTAAGCAGCATGAAGAAGAAAGCACCTATCCCTCTCTCACAGCAATTCCCACACGTTGATCCACTAGCTCTAAGATTACTTGAGCGGTTGATTGCATTTGATCCCAAAGATCGCCCTTCTGCTGAAGAG GCGCTAGCACATCCATATTTCCGTGGTTTGGCCAACAAGGAACAGGAACCATCATCTCAGACTATCTCAAAATTCGAATTCGACTTTGAACGAAGAAAACTTGGGAAAGAGGATATTAGGGAGCTCATCTACCGAGAG ATTCTGGAATATCACCCTCAGATGCTGCAGGAGCATCTTCATGGCACTGATCACACTCACTTTATGTATCCAAG tgGGGTTGATTGCTTCAAACAACAATTTGACCATCTCGAGGGGCAAAGTGGTAGAGGTGGAAGTACTCTCTTTCCAAGACGATATGCTTCTTTGCCCAG AGAACGAGTCTGTGCTTCCACAGAGGAGGAAGCTGATAAGGATGGTGAATTTGAAAGGCATGTTGTAGCTTCTATGGCTCAGAGATGCCTTCCAAGCCCCCCGAGTTCCCCCAAGGTCAAGAAACCGGATATTGCTAATACAGTTGAAGGTCCTAAAGAGGCTGTCCATAGTACACCAACGAATACTGAACGCTGCATGCTAAGAAGTTCTAGTATTAGTTTTTCCAAATGTGTTGGGGCCATATGGGACTGCGAGGTAAGTGTTTTCTGA
- the LOC107017614 gene encoding mitogen-activated protein kinase 9-like isoform X1, with translation MVMDFKEFFTEYGEAHQYEIQEVVGKGSYGVVAAAIDTHTGEKVAIKKIKDVFEHSCEATRILREIKLLRLLRHPDIVEIKHILLPPCPREFKDIYVVFELMECDLQHVIKANDSLTAEHYQFFMYQLLRGLKYMHTANVFHRDLKPKNILANADCKLKICDFGLARVSLGDNPSAVFWTDYVATRWYRAPELCGSFFSKYTPAVDIWSLGCIFAEMLTGKPLFPGKNAVHQLDLITDLLGTPSIEAISRIKNEKARRYLSSMKKKAPIPLSQQFPHVDPLALRLLERLIAFDPKDRPSAEEALAHPYFRGLANKEQEPSSQTISKFEFDFERRKLGKEDIRELIYREILEYHPQMLQEHLHGTDHTHFMYPSGVDCFKQQFDHLEGQSGRGGSTLFPRRYASLPRERVCASTEEEADKDGEFERHVVASMAQRCLPSPPSSPKVKKPDIANTVEGPKEAVHSTPTNTERCMLRSSSISFSKCVGAIWDCEDTTCKPYQNGINKSSKTALYA, from the exons ATG GTAATGGATTTCAAAGAATTCTTCACTGAGTATGGTGAGGCTCATCAATATGAAATCCAAGAGGTCGTTGGCAAGGGAAGCTATGGTGTTGTTGCAGCAGCAATTGATACTCATACTGGAGAGAAGGTAGCAATAAAGAAGATCAAAGATGTTTTTGAGCACAGCTGTGAAGCCACCCGCATCCTGAGAGAAATAAAGCTCCTTCGGTTGCTTCGGCACCCAGATATTGTAGAAATAAAGCATATACTGTTGCCTCCATGTCCAAGGGAATTCAAggatatttatgttgttttcgAGTTGATGGAATGTGACCTTCAGCATGTAATTAAAGCAAATGACAGTCTCACTGCTGAACATTATCAATTCTTTATGTATCAGCTTCTTCGTGGTTTAAAATATATGCATACAG CAAACGTGTTCCATCGGGATTTGAAGCCAAAGAACATTCTAGCAAATGCAGATTGCAAGCTGAAAATTTGTGATTTTGGGCTTGCTCGGGTATCACTTGGCGATAACCCATCTGCTGTTTTCTGGACT GACTACGTGGCAACTCGCTGGTACCGTGCTCCAGAACTCTGTGGTTCCTTTTTTTCCAAA TATACCCCAGCAGTTGATATCTGGAGTCTAGGGTGTATATTTGCAGAAATGCTCACAGGAAAACCATTATTTCCGGGGAAAAATGCGGTTCACCAATTGGATCTCATAACTGATTTGCTTGGTACACCGTCCATTGAAGCCATTTCAAGG attaaaaatgaaaaagcaaGGAGATATTTAAGCAGCATGAAGAAGAAAGCACCTATCCCTCTCTCACAGCAATTCCCACACGTTGATCCACTAGCTCTAAGATTACTTGAGCGGTTGATTGCATTTGATCCCAAAGATCGCCCTTCTGCTGAAGAG GCGCTAGCACATCCATATTTCCGTGGTTTGGCCAACAAGGAACAGGAACCATCATCTCAGACTATCTCAAAATTCGAATTCGACTTTGAACGAAGAAAACTTGGGAAAGAGGATATTAGGGAGCTCATCTACCGAGAG ATTCTGGAATATCACCCTCAGATGCTGCAGGAGCATCTTCATGGCACTGATCACACTCACTTTATGTATCCAAG tgGGGTTGATTGCTTCAAACAACAATTTGACCATCTCGAGGGGCAAAGTGGTAGAGGTGGAAGTACTCTCTTTCCAAGACGATATGCTTCTTTGCCCAG AGAACGAGTCTGTGCTTCCACAGAGGAGGAAGCTGATAAGGATGGTGAATTTGAAAGGCATGTTGTAGCTTCTATGGCTCAGAGATGCCTTCCAAGCCCCCCGAGTTCCCCCAAGGTCAAGAAACCGGATATTGCTAATACAGTTGAAGGTCCTAAAGAGGCTGTCCATAGTACACCAACGAATACTGAACGCTGCATGCTAAGAAGTTCTAGTATTAGTTTTTCCAAATGTGTTGGGGCCATATGGGACTGCGAG GATACAACCTGCAAGCCATATCAAAACGGGATTAATAAATCATCGAAGACAGCTTTATATGCTTGA
- the LOC107017613 gene encoding uncharacterized protein LOC107017613: MNPSTHKNGGQNPNVLQQKEKMKQRKEKMKQKEEEQMSMKNLREAVFNLANGDPNARLSETQGVVLQQRISQIFSGLTTPDHPPYAWMIEKALKELKEKGGSSEDSISEFIIKEHASLPYAHTTMLKHHLQSMTEKGEIRMIGGRFLLPGDCESVVPKKKRKRKKRRNLVIKKRQSGRKEKEEEKQVQHDDVEVVGEQKNLEEQQNDVSVDENRGQQNERHNALSTGKEDGQINDQQNSVTGNKVVCGRVLRSTVHKQKGKEQLDATGGSLQSSIAAESAVGCNSELQLSQLSLSTVEETADVSNFYPQEILENEQPGDDLPLLLSPEAPPGFELVVVEDATENKAHTSVSVDLDLPKELISSSIGLDLPKENHVMPLSSDKPSEEEAVAEDLLKTKKQKKKHHGWQQTNRPMTRALAKGTVTPNEQPRSGRNRKQLQLESSSDRAQRQLKRWSKTPSEPKSVTTSKLKQLALCDSADQQLVIMEEPLSISKPLCVTADQHVVQMEEPLALAISEEALNLTDPQHEVQLKQPKAKRCGRSLKGKEDGADPDTTLLKDLGSSKKLTKKQTHRGVGRRRNAK, translated from the exons ATGAATCCATCAACACATAAAAATGGTGGCCAAAACCCTAATGTGTTGCAGCAGAAGGAGAAGATGAAGCAGAGGAAGGAGAAGATGAAGCAGAAGGAGGAGGAGCAGATGTCAATGAAGAATTTGAGAGAAGCAGTTTTCAATTTGGCTAATGGTGACCCAAATGCTCGATTATCAGAGACGCAAGGAGTAGTTCTTCAACAACGCATTTCGCAGATTTTCTCGGGTCTTACTACTCCTGATCATCCTCCCTATGCTTGG ATGATTGAAAAGGCCTTGAAAGAATTAAAGGAAAAAGGGGGTTCTAGTGAAGACTCAATATCTGAGTTTATCATCAAAGAACATGCCAGTTTGCCATATGCTCATACGACCATGTTGAAACATCATCTACAGAGTATGACTGAAAAGGGAGAAATCCGTATGATTGGAGGACGGTTTTTGCTTCCTGGTGACTGCGAAAGCGTGGttccaaagaaaaaaagaaagaggaagaAAAGGAGGAATTTGGTTATTAAAAAAAGGCAGTCGGGGCGGAAGGAAAAGGAGGAGGAAAAGCAGGTGCAACATGATGATGTGGAAGTTGTTGGAGAACAGAAGAATTTGGAAGAACAACAAAATGACGTCTCTGTTGATGAAAATCGTGGGCAACAAAATGAACGTCATAATGCACTGAGCACAGGTAAAGAAGATGGGCAAATAAATGACCAGCAAAATTCTGTAACTGGAAATAAAGTTGTTTGTGGAAGAGTTTTAAGGAGTACAGTACATAAACAGAAAGGAAAAGAACAACTTGATGCTACTGGAGGATCACTGCAATCCTCCATTGCTGCTGAGAGTGCTGTAGGTTGTAATTCGGAGTTGCAGCTATCGCAGCTTAGTCTCAGCACAGTTGAGGAAACAGCTGACGTTAGTAACTTTTATCCACAAGAAATTCTGGAAAATGAACAACCTGGAGATGACCTGCCTCTACTTTTAAGTCCTGAAGCACCTCCAGGTTTTGAGCTTGTGGTGGTGGAGGATGCCACAGAAAATAAAGCACATACCTCTGTGTCAGTAGATTTGGACTTACCGAAAGAACTTATCTCTTCGTCAATAGGTTTGGATTTACCAAAAGAAAACCATGTTATGCCTCTGAGTTCTGACAAACCTAGTGAAGAGGAGGCTGTTGCTGAGGATCTGTTGAAGACTAAGAAGCAGAAAAAGAAGCACCATGGCTGGCAGCAAACAAATAGGCCAATGACTAGGGCGCTAGCAAAAGGAACAGTAACTCCAAATGAACAACCTCGGTCAGGTAGAAACAGAAAACAATTACAGTTGGAGAGCTCATCAGATCGTGCACAAAGACAACTGAAGCGCTGGAGTAAAACTCCGTCTGAACCTAAATCAGTAACTACCTCTAAACTGAAACAACTGGCATTGTGTGACTCAGCGGATCAACAGTTAGTAATTATGGAAGAGCCTTTAAGCATCTCTAAACCATTATGTGTCACAGCTGATCAACATGTAGTACAGATGGAAGAGCCATTGGCATTGGCAATAAGTGAGGAGGCATTGAATTTGACTGATCCTCAACATGAGGTGCAATTGAAGCAGCCAAAAGCTAAGCGTTGTGGGAGGTCTCTCAAGGGCAAGGAGGATGGGGCTGATCCAGATACTACACTTTTGAAGGATTTAGGATCATCCAAGAAGCTAACAAAGAAACAAACTCATCGAGGTGTAGGAAGGCGTAGGAACGCAAAGTAA